A single region of the Asterias amurensis chromosome 19, ASM3211899v1 genome encodes:
- the LOC139951569 gene encoding uncharacterized protein, whose translation MISYRVLLCVCSLPLTVAVFVGPTDTSVQQGGTATLGCSNGDFVSGVRIWREGTTTFANQDGIFTGDTFTKYQDFQINSPTSTQLDLIIPSAQVAHEGTYTCELTPGLGSAVFTVEIQGSTPIITVDGDSSGNPIILAEDVETTLRCTATGYRPAVNLEWYMNNEKITTGVSEDSPISSGDTFETSGTLTMTPTKDDNEASLECRTKGQQVVSEQIGSLALNVQFKPRVTVKYEFSTTTILCLADANPVTNIQYVIFLNDTAQTPGSSLPFNNADYGCTRVRCDVTNIIGTGTGNLPEDICPDPVATTPGVTTSITSRTTVPNTCSCVCASTGVGAIIGALLGGIVIGAVAVIVIVVLMRRHRDRSTQRPDKAIIDGDEGHYEMSTEPPRNRQIPLAGSSVNKTNQPDGPMNKMTKPAVYESISENKMAVGSEAPKDATYGNVGPELSFSRDLIVIENEIGRGAFGRVLLGTAQGIMGDGNLTKVAIKTLKDGADGQAKTGLLQELDLMKKVGSHPHVVNLLGYCVEKDPIYVIVEYLSKGDLKNVLIGCRSEDTGTGYFNIHGISKSLSKTLIKFARDVASGMAFLSSQKCIHRDLAARNVLVSEDMVCKVADFGLARDVMNVRIYQRESEGVLPMRWMALESLLDDVYTTESDVWSFGILLWEIVTLGARPYRLMTAKTMVAQLREGYRMPKPRHCREELYSMMSSCWLQNPNKRPTFRSLFKQLEKSLTNEADYIKLGDLDENIYEVTKIGDDNEKL comes from the exons ATGATTTCTTATCGTGTCCTGCTCTGTGTTTGTAGTTTACCTT TGACTGTTGCTGTGTTTGTTGGACCTACTGATACGTCTGTACAACAAGGGGGAACTGCAACACTGGGATGCAGTAATGGTGACTTTGTGAGTGGGGTTAGAATATGGAGGGAAGGAACAACGACATTCGCTAATCAAGATGGTATTTTCACTGGAGATACGTTCACCAAATATCAAGACTTTCAGATTAACTCACCGACATCAACACAACTTGATCTGATCATACCCAGCGCCCAGGTTGCTCATGAAGGAACTTATACATGTGAATTGACACCAGGTTTAGGAAGTGCAGTATTCACGGTTGAAA TCCAGGGAAGCACTCCTATCATCACAGTGGATGGTGATAGCTCAGGTAATCCAATCATCCTGGCCGAAGATGTAGAAACCACACTGAGATGTACAGCTACAGGTTACAGACCAGCAGTGAATCTAGAATGGTACATGAACAACGAGAAGATCACAACAGGTGTTTCTGAAGATTCACCCATTAGTTCTGGAGACACATTTGAGACATCAGGTACACTGACAATGACACCAACAAAAGATGACAATGAAGCTTCTCTAGAATGCAGGACAAAAGGACAACAAGTAGTCTCAGAACAAATAGGATCACTCGCTCtcaatgtacaat TTAAACCACGGGTGACAGTGAAATACGAGTTCAGTACGACTACCATCTTGTGTTTAGCAGATGCCAATCCTGTTACTAACATCCAATATGTCATCTTTCTGAATGATACTGCACAAACACCTGGGTCGTCTTTGCCGTTCAACAATGCTGATTATGGATGCACTAGAGTCAGATGTGACGTCACTAATATCATTGGAACAGGAACAGGCAACCTGCCAGAGGATATATGCCCAG ACCCAGTAGCGACAACACCTGGTGTTACAACAAGTATTACCAGTCGCACTACAG TTcctaatacatgtagttgtgtatGTGCTTCCACTGGCGTTGGTGCTATCATTGGAGCCCTTTTGGGCGGTATTGTCATCGGAGCTGTAgctgtcattgtcattgttgtcTTGATGCGACGTCATCGTGACAGATCGACGCAGCGACCAGACAAGGCTATCATAGATGGCGACGAAGG GCACTACGAGATGTCTACAGAACCGCCAAGAAATCGACAAATACCTCTTGCTGGTTCTTCGGTTAACAAGACCAATCAGCCAG ATGGTCCAATGAACAAGATGACCAAACCCGCTGTCTATGAAAGTAtctcagaaaacaaaatggcggttgGGTCCGAAGCGCCTAAAGATGCCACGTATGGCAATGTAGGACCCGAATTGTCATTCTCGCGAGATCTCATAGTGATCGAGAACGAGATTGGGCGAGGTGCGTTCGGGAGAGTGCTTCTTGGTACAGCGCAAGGAATTATGGGAGATGGGAATCTCACCAAGGTCGCCATTAAAACACTGAAAG atGGTGCTGATGGACAAGCAAAGACCGGCCTCCTGCAGGAGTTGGACCTAATGAAGAAAGTGGGTTCACATCCACACGTGGTCAATCTATTGGGATACTGTGTAGAGAAAG ATCCCATCTACGTCATCGTTGAATATCTCAGTAAAGGTGACCTTAAGAATGTTCTGATTGGATGTAGATCTGAAGATACAGGAACTGGTTACTTCAACATACATGGTATAAGTAAATCACTCTCTAAGACATTGATCAAGTTTGCCAGAGATGTGGCAAGTGGAATGGCCTTCTTGTCGTCACAAAAG TGTATCCATCGTGATCTGGCTGCCCGTAACGTTCTGGTAAGTGAAGACATGGTCTGTAAGGTGGCTGACTTTGGACTGGCCCGTGACGTCATGAATGTCCGCATCTACCAGCGGGAATCAGAG GGAGTTCTGCCCATGCGCTGGATGGCACTGGAATCCCTTCTTGATGACGTGTACACAACAGAGAGTGACGTATGGTCTTTTGGGATTCTCCTTTGGGAGATCGTTACTCTTG GTGCGAGGCCCTATCGACTCATGACTGCAAAGACAATGGTTGCCCAACTCAGGGAGGGCTACCGTATGCCTAAACCAAGACACTGCAGGGAAGAGCT ATACTCCATGATGAGCAGCTGTTGGCTTCAAAATCCAAACAAGAGACCAACTTTCCGTAGTCTCTTCAAACAGTTGGAGAAGAGTTTGACAAATGAAGCG gatTACATCAAACTGGGTGATCTGGACGAAAATATCTATGAGGTGACAAAGATAGGGGATGACAACGAGAAACTGTGA
- the LOC139951570 gene encoding uncharacterized protein produces MISYRVLLCVCSCIPCLVNGDFNGPVDTTVKETDDVLLTCGSQSGVAITFGAWSDEGGIFAAGETLLKTTGKYSNFELVADYETGQYDLRINNAEYEDEGTYECQIGADPAKSAILTVEAQVTSVTITVNGASCSPVDVLAGEEQTLVCTAFGARPRVGIDWTNDGTSLSGDTETESVNGDKTNTISTLLYTPTRNDNGHQFRCVTTGQEAAIPQSQSVTLNVQFKPLVTISMTNILCSADANPVTGIQYVIFLNDTAQTPGQSLLFNNADYGCTRVRCDVTNSVGTGTGYLPYELCPEPWATTYRPTTSRPTVPDCVCGSTGVGIIIGALLGGIVIGAVIVSGTAVLMRRHCDIPIQRPDKATIDGDDGHYEMSTEPSRNRQIPLAGPSVYKINPPDGPTNKMTKPAVYESISENKMAAGSKAPKDDTYGNVGPELSFSRDLIVIENEIGRGAFGRVLLGTAQGIMGDGNRTKVAIKTLKDGADGQAKTGLLQELDLMKKVGSHPHVVNLLGYCVEKDPIYVIVEYLSKGDLKNVLIGCRSEDTGTGYFNIHGISKSLSKTLIKFARDVASGMAFLSSQKCIHRDLAARNVLVSEDMVCKVADFGLARDVMNVRIYQRESEGVLPMRWMALESLLDDVYTTESDVWSFGILLWEIVTLGARPYRLMTAKTMVAQLREGYRMPKPRHCREELYSMMSSCWLQNPNKRPTFRSLFKQLEKSLTNEADYIKLGDLDENIYEVTKIGDGNEKL; encoded by the exons ATGATTTCTTATCGCGTCCTGCTCTGTGTTTGTAGTTGTATACCTT GTCTCGTAAACGGTGACTTCAATGGACCAGTTGACACTACAGTTAAAGAGACTGATGATGTACTGCTCACATGCGGCTCACAGTCTGGTGTGGCAATCACCTTCGGAGCATGGTCAGACGAAGGTGGCATTTTTGCCGCAGGAGAAACCTTGCTAAAAACTACTGGCAAATATTCAAACTTTGAGCTTGTTGCTGATTATGAGACTGGTCAGTATGATCTACGCATCAACAATGCTGAGTATGAAGATGAAGGTACCTATGAATGCCAGATTGGTGCAGATCCTGCTAAATCAGCGATATTGACTGTAGAAG ctCAAGTAACAAGTGTGACAATCACAGTAAATGGAGCATCTTGTTCACCCGTTGATGTGTTGGCTGGTGAGGAACAAACACTCGTCTGCACAGCCTTTGGTGCCAGACCACGTGTAGGAATAGACTGGACCAATGATGGGACCAGTCTCTCTGGTGATACTGAGACAGAAAGTGTCAATGGAGATAAAACTAATACTATTAGCACCCTCCTATACACTCCAACTAGGAATGATAATGGTCATCAGTTTAGATGTGTAACAACAGGACAGGAAGCTGCAATACCTCAATCACAATCAGTCACCCTCAATGTGCAGT TTAAACCACTGGTGACGATCAGTATGACTAACATCTTGTGTTCAGCTGATGCCAATCCAGTAACAGGCATCCAATATGTCATCTTTCTGAATGACACTGCACAAACCCCTGGACAGAGCTTGTTATTCAACAATGCTGATTATGGGTGCACTAGAGTCAGATGTGACGTCACTAATAGCGTTGGGACAGGAACAGGCTACCTGCCATACGAACTATGCCCAG AACCTTGGGCTACaacatataggcctactacCAGTCGCCCTACAG TTCCTGATTGTGTGTGTGGTTCCACTGGCGTTGGTATTATCATTGGAGCCCTTTTGGGCGGTATTGTCATCGGAGCTGTGATTGTCAGTGGCACTGCTGTCTTGATGCGACGTCATTGTGACATACCGATACAAAGACCAGACAAGGCTACCATAGATGGCGACGATGG GCACTACGAGATGTCTACAGAACCGTCAAGAAATCGACAAATACCTCTTGCTGGTCCTTCAGTTTATAAGATCAATCCGCCAG ATGGTCCGACGAACAAGATGACCAAACCAGCTGTCTATGAAAGTAtctcagaaaacaaaatggccgccgggTCCAAAGCGCCTAAAGATGACACGTATGGCAATGTAGGACCCGAATTGTCATTCTCGCGAGATCTCATAGTGATCGAGAACGAGATTGGGCGAGGTGCGTTCGGGAGAGTGCTTCTCGGTACAGCGCAAGGGATTATGGGAGATGGGAATCGCACCAAGGTCGCCATTAAAACACTGAAAG atGGTGCTGATGGACAAGCAAAGACCGGCCTCCTGCAGGAGTTGGACCTAATGAAGAAAGTGGGTTCACATCCACACGTGGTCAATCTATTGGGATACTGTGTAGAGAAAG ATCCCATCTACGTCATCGTTGAATATCTCAGTAAAGGTGACCTTAAGAATGTTCTGATTGGATGTAGATCTGAAGATACTGGAACTGGTTACTTCAACATACATGGTATAAGTAAATCACTCTCTAAGACATTGATCAAGTTTGCCAGAGATGTGGCAAGTGGAATGGCCTTCTTGTCGTCACAAAAG TGTATCCATCGTGATCTGGCTGCCCGTAACGTTCTGGTAAGTGAAGACATGGTCTGTAAGGTGGCTGACTTTGGACTGGCCCGTGACGTCATGAATGTCCGCATCTACCAGCGGGAATCAGAG GGAGTTCTGCCCATGCGCTGGATGGCACTGGAATCCCTTCTTGATGACGTGTACACAACAGAGAGTGACGTATGGTCTTTTGGGATTCTCCTTTGGGAGATCGTTACTCTTG GTGCGAGGCCCTATCGACTCATGACTGCAAAGACAATGGTTGCCCAACTCAGGGAGGGCTACCGTATGCCTAAACCAAGACACTGCAGGGAAGAGCT ATACTCCATGATGAGCAGCTGTTGGCTTCAAAATCCAAACAAGAGACCAACTTTCCGTAGTCTCTTCAAACAGTTGGAGAAGAGTTTGACAAATGAAGCG GATTACATCAAACTGGGTGATCTGGACGAAAATATCTACGAGGTGACAAAGATAGGGGATGGCAACGAGAAACTGTGA